GTGCGTCGCCGTAGGGCAGCGCGCAGGTGTCGAGGACCAGACCGGCGGCCAGGAGCCGCTCGCGCGCCTGAGGGCCGTCCACGCCCAGCGGGGCGGGGTCCACGACGATCAGGTGGGTGTCGGTGCCGTCGGTGACCACGTCGAAGCCCTCGTCGGCGAGACCGGCCGCCAGGATCCGGGCGTGGGCGACGACCTGGTGGGCGTAGAGGGCGTAGGCCGGTGTCCCCGCCTCGCCGAAGGCGACGGCCTTCGCCGCGACGGTGTGCATCTGCGCGCCGCCCTGGGTGAAGGGGAACACCGCGCGGTCGATGCGCTCGGCCAGCTCGGCGCCGCACAGGATCATGCCGCCGCGGGGGCCGCGCAGCACCTTGTGCGTCGTGGCGCAGACCACGTCGGCGTACGGCACCGGGCTGGGGGCCGCTCCCCCGGCGATCAGGCCCATCGGATGGGCGGCGTCGGCGATCAGGTAGGCGCCCACCTCGTCGGCGATGTCGCGGAAGGTCTCGTAGTCGGGGTGGCGGGGGTAGGAGATGGAGCCGCACACGATGGCCTTGGGCCGCCGGGCGCGGGCCAGCGCGCGTACCTGGCCGTAGTCGATCAGCCCGGTGTCGGGGTCGGCGCCGTAGCCGGCGAAGTCGAACCAGCGGCCGGAGAAGTTGCCCGGGGCGCCGTGGGTGAGGTGCCCGCCGTACGCGAGTCCCATGGCCAGCACCGTGTCGCCGGGGCGCAGCAGCGCGGCGTAGGCGGCGAGGACGGCGGAGGAGCCGGAGTGCGGCTGGACGTTGGCGTGCTCCGCGCCGAAGAGGCCGGTGGCGCGGCGCACGGCGACGCGTTCGGCCGCGTCGGCGTGCTCGCAGCCGCCGTGGTGGCGGGCGCCGGGATAGCCCTCGGCGTACTTGTTGGCGAGCGGGGAGCCGAGGGCGGCGAGGACCGCGGGCGAGGTGAAGTTCTCCGCGGCGATCAGCTGGAGGGTGTCCGACTGGCGGTCCGCCTCGGCCAGCAGGATCCCGGCGACCTCCGGGTCCTGGTCGAGCAGGGCGTCGAAGTCCTGGGGCAGGGCGGCGCGGGGGGCGGGTGAGGCTGGAGTGGTGACCGGCATCGAGGGCTCCGGGCCTGGAGGAGGGGTGCGCGGGGGTCGGCACCAATGTAGGCCCGTGGCCGGGCCTGTGCCCGCCGCCGTGCGGCCCCGTACGCCGGTCGGCGCAGGGCGGGGCGCCGTGTCCCCCCGGGCGGGGGTCAGTGCGGGGCGCTGACCCCGGTCAGGGCGGTGACGACCGGGTCGAGGGCCTGGCTGATCTCGTCGCCCACCGAGCGGAAGAAGGTGATCGGGGCGCCGTACGGGTCGTGGACCTCGTCCGCCTCGGCGGTGGGGGCCAGCAGCCAGCCGCGCAGGGCCGCCGCGGCGCGCACCAGGGCGCGGGCGCGTTCGACGACGCCCTCCTCGCGGGCGTCGGGCAGCGTCGCCGGGTCGATGGCCCGGACGAGGCGGGTGAACTCCTTGAGCGTGAAGGTGCGCAGCCCCGCGGAGTGGCCCATGGAGATGACCTGGGCGCGGTGGTCGCGGGTGGCGGTGAGGACGAGGTCGGCGCGGATGACGTGCTCGTCGAGGAGTTCGCGGCCGGTGAAGCCGGTGGCGTCCGCGCCGAAGTCGGCGAGGACGACCTCGGCGTTGGCTTCCATGGGGGCGCCCTCGTGGCCCCAGGTCCCGGCGCTCTCGACGATGAGGCCGCCGCTGAGCGGGTCGCCGAGTCGGTCGGCCAGAGCGTGGCGGGTCAGCCGCTCCGTGATGGGGGAGCGGCAGACGTTGCCGGTGCTGACGTGGAGGATGCGGAAGGTGTCGCCCCTCCCCGCTATGCCACGCCCCTCGGGGGCCGTCAACTGGCCACCTCGAGGTCGGGGACCACCTTGCGGAGTTCCTCGACGGAGAGCGCGCCGGCCCGCAGGAGTACGGGCACCTTGCCGGTGACGTCGACGATGGACGACGGCACGATGCCGGGGGTCGGTCCGCCGTCGAGGTAGACGGAGACGGAGTCGCCGAGCATGTCCTGGGCGGCGTCGCAGGTCTCCGGCGAGGGGTGTCCGGTGAGGTTGGCGCTGGAGACGCCCATCGGGCCGACCTCGGTGAGGAGTTCGATGGCGACGGGGTGCAGCGGCATCCGGACGGCGACGGTGCCCCGGGTGTCACCGAGGTCCCACTGGAGCGAGGGCTGGTGCCGGGCGACGAGGGTGAGGGCGCCGGGCCAGAAGGCGTCGACGAGCTCCCACGCCTGTTCGGAGAAGTCGGTGACCAGGCCGTGCAGCGTGTTCGGGGAGCCGATCAGCACCGGGGTGGGCATGTTGCGGCCGCGGCCCTTGGCGGCGAGCAGGTCGGCGATGCCCTCGGAGCTGAAGGCGTCCGCACCGATCCCGTACACGGTGTCGGTGGGCAGCACGACCAGTTCGCCGCGCCGGACGGCGGACGCGGCCTCGCGCAGACCGGTCGTACGGTCGGTCGCGTCGTTGCAGTCGTATCGCCGTGCCATCAGCCGGCCTCCTCGGGCGTGTGCGGGTCTCGTGGACGGGTTTCTCGGGGTCGTGCGCGGTGCGGTGGGCGGGTCCGCGGGGTCACGGCAGGGCCTTGCGGGCCGTCGCGAACCGGGGCCGGTTGTTCAGGTCGGGGTGGTCGGCCGCGTCGGCCCAGCCGCGTTCCTCGGTGAAGATCCACGGCACCTGCCCGCCCTGGGTGTCGGCGTGCTCGATGACGACGACGCCTCCGGGGCGCAGCAGCCGGTGCGCGGTGCGTTCGATGCCGCGGATGGTGTCGAGGCCGTCCTCACCGGAGAAGAGCGCCATCTGCGGGTCGTGGTCGCGGGCCTCGGGCGCCACGTGCTCCCACTCGGTGAGCGGGATGTACGGGGGGTTGGAGATGACCAGGTCGACCTGTCCGTCGAGCTCGGGGAGGGCGCTCAGGGCGTCTCCCTGGTGAATGGTGACCCTGGACCCCTCGGCGTTCTTCCTGGTCCACCTGAGGGCGTCCTCGGACAGTTCCACGCCGTGCACCCGGGAGCGCGGCACCTCCTGCGCCATGGCCAGCGCGATGGCGCCCGATCCGGTGCAGAGGTCGACGATCAGCGGTTCGACGACGTCCATCGCGCGGACGGCGTCTATGGCCCAGCCGACGACCGATTCGGTCTCCGGGCGGGGCACGAAGACGCCGGGGCCGACCTGGAGTTCCAGGTAGCGGAAGAAGGCGCGTCCGGTGATGTGCTGAAGCGGCTCACGGGCCTCGCGGCGGGCGACGGTCTCCCAGTACCGGGCGTCGAAGTCGGCGTCCGGCACATGGTGCAGCTCGCCCCGCTTGACGCCGTGCACGAACGCGGCGAGTTCCTCGGCGTCGAATCGCGGGGAGGGGACACCGGCGTCGGCCAGCCGCTGGGCGGCCTGGGCCACCTCGGCGAGCAGCAGGTTCATCGCGGTTCTCCGTACGGGTTCACGGGCGGGGCGGGGGGCTTGCCGGGTTTACGCGGCGGCCAGCTTGGCGGCGGAGTCGGCGTCCACGCAGGCCTGGATGACGGCGTCGAGGTCGCCGTCGAGGACCTGGTCGAGGTTGTACGCCTTGAAGCCGACGCGGTGGTCGGAGATGCGGTTCTCCGGGAAGTTGTACGTGCGGATCTTCTCGGACCGGTCCACCGTACGCACCTGGCTGCGGCGCACGTCGGAGGCCTCCTGCTCGGCGGCCTCCTGGGCGGCGGCCAGCAGCCGGGACCGCAGGATGCGCATGGCCTGCTCCTTGTTCTGGAGCTGGCTCTTCTCGTTCTGGCAGGAGGCGACGACGCCGGTGGGCAGGTGCGTGATCCGGACCGCGGAGTCGGTGGTGTTGACCGACTGGCCGCCGGGGCCGGAGGAGCGGTAGACGTCGATGCGGAGGTCGTTGGCGTGGATCTCCACGTCGACCTCCTCCGCCTCGGGCGTGACGAGGACGCCGGCGGCCGAGGTGTGGATGCGGCCCTGGGACTCGGTGGAGGGCACGCGCTGCACGCGGTGCACACCGCCCTCGTACTTCATCCGGGCCCAGACGCCCTGGCCGGGCTCGGTGGCGCCGTTGCCGCCCTTGGTCTTCACGGCGACCTGGACGTCCTTGTAGCCGCCGAGCTCGGACTCGGTGGAGTCGATGATCTCGGTCTTCCAGCCGACGCGTTCCGCGTAGCGCAGGTACATCCGCAGGAGGTCGCCGGCGAACAGGGCGGACTCGTCGCCGCCCGCGCCCGCCTTGATCTCCAGGAGCACGTCCTTGTCGTCGCTGGGGTCGCGCGGGACCAGGAGCAGGCGGAGCTTCTCGGTGATCTCCTCGCGCTGCTTCTCCAGCTCCTTGACCTCGGCGGCGAAGTCCGGTTCGTCGGCGGCGAGTTCGCGGGCGGTGTCGATGTCCTCACCGGTCTGCTTCCAGGCCCGGTAGGTGGCGATGACGGGGGTCAGCTCGGCGTAGCGCTTGTTCAGCTTGCGTGCGTTCGCCTGGTCCGCGTGGACCGACGGGTCGGCGAGCTTCTTCTCGAGATCGGCGTGCTCGCCGATCAGTTCCTCGACCGCCTCGAACATCTCCGGGCTCCTGGTTCCGTGCTCATACGTCTGCGGGCCTGCTGGACGGTCTGCCGCGGGGCGGCAGAGCCGGAAAAAACGCCGGTCCCGGGGCCCGCAAGAGGGCCCCGGGAACCGGCGCAGTGGCTCGCTACTTGCCGGCGGTGCCGGCGGCCTTGCCGAAGCGGGCCTCGAAGCGGGCCACGCGGCCACCGGTGTCGAGGATCTTCTGCTTGCCCGTGTAGAACGGGTGGCACTCGGAGCAGACGTCGGCGCGGATGGCGCCGCCGTCGATGGTGCTCCGCGTGGTGAACGAGGCACCGCAGGTGCAGCTGACCTGCGTCTCGACGTACTCGGGGTGAATGTCGCGCTTCAAGGTGTCTCCTAGTTTCGGGAGGGCTCCGGGTCGTCCGCGCGGATTGCGCGTCCGTGAACCGGGGCCGACGTACCAGTCTGCCAGGACCGGCCGTATCTCCCAAAACGAGGGTTGCC
This DNA window, taken from Streptomyces nitrosporeus, encodes the following:
- a CDS encoding L-threonylcarbamoyladenylate synthase yields the protein MARRYDCNDATDRTTGLREAASAVRRGELVVLPTDTVYGIGADAFSSEGIADLLAAKGRGRNMPTPVLIGSPNTLHGLVTDFSEQAWELVDAFWPGALTLVARHQPSLQWDLGDTRGTVAVRMPLHPVAIELLTEVGPMGVSSANLTGHPSPETCDAAQDMLGDSVSVYLDGGPTPGIVPSSIVDVTGKVPVLLRAGALSVEELRKVVPDLEVAS
- the prfA gene encoding peptide chain release factor 1 translates to MFEAVEELIGEHADLEKKLADPSVHADQANARKLNKRYAELTPVIATYRAWKQTGEDIDTARELAADEPDFAAEVKELEKQREEITEKLRLLLVPRDPSDDKDVLLEIKAGAGGDESALFAGDLLRMYLRYAERVGWKTEIIDSTESELGGYKDVQVAVKTKGGNGATEPGQGVWARMKYEGGVHRVQRVPSTESQGRIHTSAAGVLVTPEAEEVDVEIHANDLRIDVYRSSGPGGQSVNTTDSAVRITHLPTGVVASCQNEKSQLQNKEQAMRILRSRLLAAAQEAAEQEASDVRRSQVRTVDRSEKIRTYNFPENRISDHRVGFKAYNLDQVLDGDLDAVIQACVDADSAAKLAAA
- the glyA gene encoding serine hydroxymethyltransferase — encoded protein: MPVTTPASPAPRAALPQDFDALLDQDPEVAGILLAEADRQSDTLQLIAAENFTSPAVLAALGSPLANKYAEGYPGARHHGGCEHADAAERVAVRRATGLFGAEHANVQPHSGSSAVLAAYAALLRPGDTVLAMGLAYGGHLTHGAPGNFSGRWFDFAGYGADPDTGLIDYGQVRALARARRPKAIVCGSISYPRHPDYETFRDIADEVGAYLIADAAHPMGLIAGGAAPSPVPYADVVCATTHKVLRGPRGGMILCGAELAERIDRAVFPFTQGGAQMHTVAAKAVAFGEAGTPAYALYAHQVVAHARILAAGLADEGFDVVTDGTDTHLIVVDPAPLGVDGPQARERLLAAGLVLDTCALPYGDARGLRLGTAAVTTQGLDESTMGRIAALAGAAVRGDGDTASLRAEAAELAALNPPYPG
- the rpmE gene encoding 50S ribosomal protein L31 codes for the protein MKRDIHPEYVETQVSCTCGASFTTRSTIDGGAIRADVCSECHPFYTGKQKILDTGGRVARFEARFGKAAGTAGK
- the prmC gene encoding peptide chain release factor N(5)-glutamine methyltransferase yields the protein MNLLLAEVAQAAQRLADAGVPSPRFDAEELAAFVHGVKRGELHHVPDADFDARYWETVARREAREPLQHITGRAFFRYLELQVGPGVFVPRPETESVVGWAIDAVRAMDVVEPLIVDLCTGSGAIALAMAQEVPRSRVHGVELSEDALRWTRKNAEGSRVTIHQGDALSALPELDGQVDLVISNPPYIPLTEWEHVAPEARDHDPQMALFSGEDGLDTIRGIERTAHRLLRPGGVVVIEHADTQGGQVPWIFTEERGWADAADHPDLNNRPRFATARKALP
- a CDS encoding protein-tyrosine-phosphatase; amino-acid sequence: MTAPEGRGIAGRGDTFRILHVSTGNVCRSPITERLTRHALADRLGDPLSGGLIVESAGTWGHEGAPMEANAEVVLADFGADATGFTGRELLDEHVIRADLVLTATRDHRAQVISMGHSAGLRTFTLKEFTRLVRAIDPATLPDAREEGVVERARALVRAAAALRGWLLAPTAEADEVHDPYGAPITFFRSVGDEISQALDPVVTALTGVSAPH